From the Rhodanobacter soli genome, one window contains:
- a CDS encoding YchJ family protein yields the protein MKSIDTLTPCPCGNPAGYSQCCGPLHDGAAAATAEQLMRSRYSAYVLKREDYLLASWHPDTRPASLRLAAQQPPPTWLGLEVRRRQAIDDHHAIVEFVARYRLGGGRAQRQHETSRFVREDGRWYYHDGELKS from the coding sequence ATGAAGTCGATCGACACGCTGACCCCTTGCCCCTGCGGCAACCCGGCCGGCTACAGCCAGTGCTGCGGGCCACTGCACGACGGCGCTGCCGCCGCCACGGCCGAACAATTGATGCGCTCGCGCTACAGCGCCTACGTGCTCAAGCGTGAGGACTATCTGCTTGCCAGCTGGCATCCCGACACGCGGCCAGCCTCGTTGCGGCTGGCCGCGCAGCAACCGCCGCCGACTTGGCTGGGACTGGAAGTGCGGCGCAGACAGGCGATCGACGACCACCACGCCATCGTCGAGTTCGTCGCCCGCTACCGCCTCGGCGGCGGCCGCGCACAGCGCCAGCACGAGACCAGCCGCTTCGTGCGCGAGGACGGCCGCTGGTACTACCACGACGGCGAATTGAAGAGCTGA
- a CDS encoding NRDE family protein — MCLIAFAWHAHPRWRLLLAGNRDEFHARPSAALARWDDAPIVGGRDLEAGGTWLGATDGGRCCVVTNVRDPRDPQLGTSRGLLATDYLRGDADAATHAQQLLRTAADYRPFNLLTFDAREAFYLGNRPEPRAQAVTSGVHGLSNADFNTPWPKARALMQRLQQWIDAGGDADFAPLFEALADEREAPEAQLPDTGVGLERERWLSSAFIRGEQYGTRASTVVAIGHDGGGVIAERRFGPNGRFHGETMLRFGELALQR; from the coding sequence ATGTGCCTGATCGCGTTCGCCTGGCATGCCCATCCGCGCTGGCGCCTGCTGCTGGCGGGCAACCGCGATGAATTCCACGCGCGGCCCAGTGCGGCGCTGGCGCGCTGGGACGACGCGCCGATCGTCGGCGGGCGCGATCTCGAGGCCGGCGGCACCTGGCTGGGCGCCACCGACGGCGGGCGCTGCTGCGTGGTGACCAACGTGCGCGATCCGCGCGACCCGCAACTCGGCACCTCGCGCGGCCTGCTGGCCACCGATTATCTCCGTGGCGACGCCGATGCCGCCACGCACGCGCAGCAACTGCTGCGCACGGCGGCGGACTATCGGCCGTTCAACCTGCTCACCTTCGATGCACGCGAGGCGTTCTATCTCGGCAACCGCCCCGAGCCGCGCGCGCAGGCGGTCACTTCCGGCGTGCACGGCCTGTCGAACGCCGACTTCAACACACCGTGGCCGAAGGCCCGCGCGCTGATGCAGCGGCTGCAGCAATGGATCGATGCCGGCGGCGATGCGGATTTCGCGCCACTGTTCGAGGCGCTCGCCGACGAGCGGGAGGCGCCGGAGGCGCAGCTACCGGATACCGGCGTGGGACTGGAGCGCGAGCGCTGGCTGTCGTCGGCGTTCATCCGCGGCGAGCAGTACGGCACCCGTGCCAGCACCGTGGTGGCGATCGGCCACGACGGAGGTGGCGTGATCGCGGAGCGTCGCTTCGGGCCGAACGGCCGCTTCCACGGCGAGACGATGCTGCGCTTCGGCGAACTGGCGCTGCAGCGCTAG
- the ligB gene encoding NAD-dependent DNA ligase LigB — MHKGWFSLVAGIALSIAGVTRAADCPDWSPARARQELAALHDRLDGWNHAYRVEGQSPVSDAVYDQAMQRLAAWRRCFPAQAPAPLAHLADASGRIRSPVAQTGLAKLPDAAAVGAWMHAHGDRDLWVQPKADGVAVTLLYVDGQLRQASSRGDGLHGSDWTALAQRIDAIPKRLPHAPARVVLQGELYWRLPSHVQADDGGANARSAVAGALARDTLDADSAAQIGLFVWDWPSGPADMPSRLAGLAAMGLADSVAYTRPVATLDDVKQWREQWYRHAMPFAADGTVLRQGHRPPAATWQAAPPDWAVAWKYPAASALAEVRAVDFTVGRSGRITPVLELEPVQLDDHRVQRVSVGSLKRWQQLDIRPGDQVEVVLAGLTIPRLQSVAWRTQRRAPVTPPDPRAHGPLSCWQATPGCEQQFRARLVWLGGRQGLQLEGLGADTWQALIDAGLVHRLLDWMSLTPERLATVPGLGAGRAAALAQTFADARDRPFARWLQALGVPSGVAAGLPDWAALSARGASDWQVLAGIGAGRANQLVAFFACPEVRAQAARLHAAGVQGF, encoded by the coding sequence ATGCACAAGGGGTGGTTTTCGCTGGTCGCTGGCATCGCGCTGTCCATCGCCGGCGTGACGCGTGCGGCCGATTGTCCGGATTGGTCGCCGGCGCGGGCGCGGCAGGAACTCGCCGCGCTGCATGACCGGCTGGACGGCTGGAACCACGCGTACCGCGTCGAGGGCCAGTCGCCGGTGAGCGATGCGGTCTACGACCAGGCCATGCAGCGCCTCGCCGCATGGCGGCGCTGTTTTCCCGCGCAAGCACCGGCGCCGCTGGCGCACCTCGCCGACGCCAGCGGCCGGATACGTTCACCGGTGGCGCAGACCGGCCTGGCCAAGCTGCCGGACGCCGCGGCGGTCGGTGCATGGATGCACGCGCACGGCGACCGCGACCTGTGGGTGCAGCCGAAGGCCGACGGCGTGGCGGTCACCTTGCTGTATGTGGACGGCCAGTTGCGCCAGGCGAGCAGCCGCGGCGACGGCCTGCACGGCTCGGACTGGACGGCGCTGGCCCAACGGATCGACGCGATACCGAAGCGGCTGCCGCACGCACCGGCGCGCGTGGTTTTGCAGGGCGAGCTGTACTGGCGCCTGCCCAGCCACGTGCAGGCCGACGATGGCGGCGCCAACGCGCGATCGGCGGTGGCCGGCGCGCTGGCGCGCGATACGCTGGATGCCGACAGCGCGGCGCAGATCGGCCTGTTCGTATGGGACTGGCCCAGCGGCCCGGCCGACATGCCGTCGCGGCTGGCCGGCCTTGCAGCCATGGGGCTGGCCGACAGCGTGGCGTATACGCGGCCGGTCGCCACGCTGGATGACGTGAAGCAGTGGCGCGAGCAGTGGTACCGCCACGCGATGCCGTTCGCCGCCGACGGCACGGTGCTGCGCCAGGGCCATCGGCCGCCGGCCGCGACCTGGCAGGCGGCACCGCCGGACTGGGCGGTGGCGTGGAAGTATCCGGCCGCATCGGCGCTGGCCGAGGTACGCGCGGTGGACTTCACCGTGGGCCGCAGCGGCCGCATCACGCCGGTGCTGGAACTGGAGCCGGTGCAACTGGACGACCATCGCGTGCAGCGGGTCAGCGTGGGTTCGCTCAAGCGCTGGCAGCAGCTCGACATCCGCCCCGGCGACCAGGTCGAGGTGGTACTCGCCGGGCTGACCATTCCGCGCCTGCAGTCGGTGGCGTGGCGCACGCAGCGGCGCGCGCCGGTGACGCCGCCGGATCCGCGGGCGCACGGCCCGTTGAGTTGCTGGCAGGCCACGCCCGGCTGCGAGCAGCAGTTCCGCGCGCGGCTGGTGTGGCTCGGCGGCCGGCAGGGGCTGCAGCTGGAGGGGCTCGGTGCGGATACCTGGCAGGCCCTGATCGATGCCGGACTGGTCCATCGCCTGCTCGACTGGATGAGCCTCACGCCGGAACGACTGGCGACCGTGCCCGGCTTGGGCGCCGGTCGCGCGGCGGCGCTGGCGCAGACCTTTGCCGATGCGCGCGATCGCCCGTTCGCGCGTTGGCTGCAGGCGCTCGGCGTGCCGTCCGGCGTCGCAGCCGGGCTGCCCGACTGGGCCGCACTGAGCGCACGCGGCGCGAGCGACTGGCAAGTGCTCGCCGGCATTGGCGCCGGTCGCGCGAACCAGCTAGTGGCGTTCTTCGCCTGTCCCGAGGTGCGCGCCCAAGCGGCACGCCTGCACGCCGCCGGCGTGCAGGGTTTTTGA
- a CDS encoding DUF938 domain-containing protein, with translation MAIKPHSPSSERNREPILGVLREYFSDRRNVLEIGSGTGQHAVHFAAALPWLTWQSSDRAENLPGIRAWLDEAALPNTPAPLEFDVNDTWPPGPFDAVFSANTLHIMAWPEVQRLFAQLPAITTDDAVLVIYGPFNAQGRYSSESNAAFDQWLKARGAHMAIRDAEAVDALADAAGFRLLADIAMPANNRCRVWRRRHG, from the coding sequence ATGGCCATCAAACCTCACTCGCCTTCGAGCGAGCGCAATCGCGAACCGATCCTCGGCGTGCTGCGCGAGTATTTTTCCGATCGCCGGAATGTGCTGGAGATCGGCAGCGGCACCGGCCAGCACGCGGTGCATTTCGCCGCGGCGCTGCCCTGGCTGACCTGGCAAAGCTCCGATCGCGCGGAGAACCTGCCCGGCATCCGCGCCTGGCTGGATGAGGCCGCGCTGCCGAACACGCCGGCACCGCTGGAGTTCGACGTCAACGACACCTGGCCGCCGGGCCCGTTTGACGCCGTGTTCAGCGCCAACACCTTGCACATCATGGCCTGGCCGGAGGTGCAGCGGCTGTTCGCGCAATTGCCCGCGATCACCACCGACGACGCGGTCCTGGTCATCTACGGCCCGTTCAACGCGCAGGGCCGCTACAGCAGCGAGAGCAATGCCGCGTTCGACCAGTGGCTCAAGGCACGCGGCGCGCACATGGCGATCCGCGACGCCGAAGCCGTCGACGCACTGGCCGACGCCGCCGGCTTCCGTTTGCTCGCGGACATCGCGATGCCGGCGAACAACCGCTGCCGCGTGTGGCGGCGCAGGCACGGCTGA
- a CDS encoding FAD-dependent oxidoreductase, translated as MSDKLFRFLDLPRQPPKAVPVAIRVLGYGEISGDFAPPAAVGQAERCLDCGNPYCEHACPVHNYIPDWLKLVQDGRLFEAATLMHETNPLPEICGRVCPQDRLCEGACTLEQGGFGAVTIGSIERSITDEAFRQGWRPDLSGVVETGRRVAVVGAGPAGMSCADRLRRAGIAVDVFDRQREIGGLLTFGIPPFKLDKTVIHTRREVLEGMGVRFHLDVEIGRDIAFEQLLADYDAVFLGTGAYTFVDGELPGRELDGVHDALPFLIANANRLLDDQPVPPALDLNGKHVVVLGGGDTGMDCNRTSVRLGAASVTCVYRRDEASMPGSRREVGYSREEGVNFLFHRQPLALLGEQGKVRGVRLVHTEVGIDTHGRARLQHVEGSETELRADVVIQAFGFRPSPPAWCAEHGIELDAGGRIVAGGAQRLPFQTGHPKIFAGGDNMRGADLVVRAVHDGREAAGSIARMLSELPLAAMACVA; from the coding sequence ATGAGCGACAAACTGTTCCGCTTCCTCGACCTGCCGCGCCAGCCACCGAAGGCGGTGCCGGTGGCGATCCGCGTGCTTGGCTATGGCGAAATCAGCGGCGACTTCGCGCCGCCCGCGGCGGTGGGCCAGGCCGAGCGCTGCCTCGACTGCGGCAACCCGTATTGCGAGCACGCCTGTCCGGTGCACAACTACATCCCGGACTGGCTGAAGCTGGTGCAGGATGGACGCCTGTTCGAAGCCGCCACCCTGATGCACGAGACCAACCCGCTGCCGGAGATCTGCGGCCGCGTGTGTCCGCAGGATCGCCTGTGCGAAGGCGCCTGCACGCTGGAGCAGGGCGGTTTCGGCGCAGTGACGATCGGCAGCATCGAGCGTTCGATCACCGACGAGGCGTTCCGCCAGGGCTGGCGACCGGACCTGTCCGGCGTGGTGGAGACCGGCCGCCGCGTGGCGGTGGTCGGCGCCGGCCCGGCCGGCATGTCGTGCGCTGACCGGCTGCGCCGCGCCGGCATCGCGGTGGACGTGTTCGACCGCCAGCGCGAGATCGGCGGCCTGCTCACCTTCGGCATCCCGCCGTTCAAGCTGGACAAGACGGTGATCCATACCCGCCGCGAGGTACTCGAAGGCATGGGCGTGCGCTTCCACCTCGACGTGGAGATCGGCCGCGACATCGCGTTCGAACAACTGCTGGCCGACTATGACGCGGTGTTCCTCGGCACCGGCGCCTACACCTTCGTCGACGGCGAACTGCCGGGCCGCGAGCTCGACGGCGTGCACGACGCGCTGCCGTTCCTGATCGCGAACGCGAACCGCCTGCTCGACGACCAGCCGGTGCCGCCCGCGCTCGACCTCAACGGCAAGCACGTCGTCGTGCTTGGCGGTGGCGATACCGGCATGGACTGCAACCGCACCTCGGTGCGCCTCGGCGCCGCCTCGGTCACCTGCGTGTACCGGCGCGACGAGGCCAGCATGCCCGGCTCGCGCCGCGAGGTCGGCTACAGCCGCGAAGAAGGCGTGAACTTCCTGTTCCATCGCCAGCCGCTGGCCTTGCTCGGCGAGCAGGGCAAGGTGCGCGGCGTGCGCCTGGTCCATACCGAAGTGGGCATCGACACGCATGGCCGCGCACGACTGCAGCACGTCGAGGGCAGCGAGACCGAGCTGCGCGCCGACGTGGTGATCCAGGCGTTCGGCTTCCGCCCCAGCCCGCCGGCGTGGTGCGCGGAGCATGGCATCGAACTGGACGCCGGCGGCCGCATCGTGGCCGGCGGTGCGCAGCGGCTGCCGTTCCAGACCGGCCATCCGAAGATCTTCGCCGGCGGCGACAACATGCGCGGCGCCGACCTGGTGGTGCGCGCGGTGCACGACGGACGCGAAGCGGCCGGGTCGATCGCGCGGATGCTCAGCGAGCTTCCCCTGGCCGCAATGGCCTGTGTGGCGTAG